The nucleotide sequence GCTAACACGGTTTTCGAAAAGCAGTCGAACCTCTGGAAACAGCAGATTGGTACGGAAATCCAGTACCTCCAGGCCAAAAACAATAAGGAGTCGCTGGAGCGTCGGCTGGCGACGCTGAACACGCAGTTAAACCAGTCGAGCGTAACCGCCCCTATCTCGGGTGTAGTCGATAAGGTGTTTGCCAAAGTGGGTTCGGCTGCCGGACCGGGCATACCGATGTTTCAGGTGGTCAACCTTTCGCAGCTGAAAGTAAAAGCTAACGTGGCCGATACGTATGCGGGTAGTGTGCGCCGGGGCGATGAAGTCATTGTTCGTTTCCCGGACGTGAACAAGGAGCTGAAAACCCGCATCAACTTCGTATCGACGACCGTAGACCCTCTCAGCCGCACGTTTACAATCGAGGCTCCGCTGCCATCAGACAACGCCCTGAAGCCTAATATGCTGGCACAGGTTAAAATCAACGACGTAAATAAGCCCAATACCCTGGTTATTAACCAAAACCTGATTCAGAACACAGAGTCGGGACAATTGGTGTACGTAGCCGTGAATGAGGGTGGCAAGAAAGTGGCCAAGTCGCGGAAAATCACGACCGGGCAGAGCTATGGGGGGCAGATTGAGGTGGTTGCAGGCCTGCAGCCGGGCGATCAGCTTGTAACGCAGGGCTATCAGGAGTTGACCGATGGCACACCCATCAAATTTTAGTCATTCGCTGTCAGTTTGTGGCATTCTGAACCGAGTGCCCATGACATCCAATGACGCGAAGCGAATGACAACTTTATGACAACAAATGACCTCAAGGTATGAAAGCAGAACACATAAAAACCCTCAGCTTTACCAACTGGTGTGTTGAGAACCGGACGGCCATTTACATCTTCACGTTCATTATCACGATGGGCGGTCTGCTGGTGTATAACAACCTGCCCAAGGAGCAGTTCCCGGACATCAAAGTGCCGACAATCATCGTCCAGACGGTGTATTTCGGTACAGCGCCGACCGATATTGAGAATACGATTAACAAACCAATTGAGAAGCAGATCAAATCCATCTCGGGCGTGAAGCGCGTCAAATCCAATGCGCTGCAGGACTTCTCACTCATTACGGTTGAATTTAACCCCGACGTGCCGACGGCCGAAGCGTTGCAGCGCGTTCGGGATGCTATCGACAAATCGAAGCGCGATCTGCCTCAGAAGCTCGATGATGGTCCCACGGCTCAGGACGTAAACTTCTCGGAGTTTCCGATCATGAACATTAACCTCGCGGGTAACTTCTCGCTGAATCAGCTGAAGACTTATGCCGAGGACATGCAGGATGCCATTGAAGCCATGCCCGAAATTAGCCGGGTCGACATTGTGGGTGCCCTGAAACGCGAAATTCAGATCAACGTCGATCTCTCCCGGATGCAGTCGGCAGGACTGGCTTTCTACGATATTCAACAGGCGGTACAGGGCGAAAATGTAAACGTGTCGGGTGGAGACCTGAACGTAGACGGTGTTCGGCGAACGCTGCGGGTGAAGGGCGAATTTACGGATGTTCAGTCGCTGCAAAACCTGCAGATTCGCACTGCTACGGGGGCAACCGTTCGCCTGGGCGACGTGGCTGACGTACGCGATTCGTTTGAAGAACAACAGGACTTTGCCCGGTTGAGTGGCAAGTCGGTTGTGACCCTCAACGTAATTAAACGGGCCGGAGCCAACCTGATTGCAGCCTCTGACCGGATTGAACAGACCATCGACGAGTACAAGGCAGATCGGTTTCCATCGGGTCTTGACATAACCGTAACCGCCGATCAGTCGGAACGGACCCGCGCCGAGCTCAATGATCTAATCAATACCGTTGTACTCGGCTTTATCTTCGTGGTACTGGTGCTCATGTTCTTCATGGGTATCCGCGACGCCATCTTCGTGGGTCTGTCGGTGCCGCTCTCGGCGCTGGTGGCTTTCGTACTCATGCCTGTTATCGGGCCGGTCGTTGGTGCGGCTTTTACGCTGAACACCATCGTTCTGTTTGCGTTTCTGCTTGGCCTGGGACTGGTGGTCGACGACGCCATCGTGGTTATCGAAAACACACACCGCCTGTTTAACCTGCACAGAAACTGGAACATCAAGCAGGCCGTAAAGGCAGCCGCGGGTGAGGTATTCGTGCCGGTTTTGTCGGGTACGCTGACAACCATTGCCCCGTTCTTCCCGCTGCTGTTCTGGCCGGGGATTGTGGGTGAGTTCATGAAGTTTCTGCCACTTACGCTCATCCTGACGCTGTTTGCGTCGCTGTTCGTCGCTTATGTAATGAACCCCGTCTTTGCGGTCTCGTTCATGAAACGGCACGATGAACAGGAGCACAGCACGAACCCAACATTTGCCCAGATTCAGCGGACGCTTCTGATCCTGACAGTACTGGCAGGAATAGGCTACGTGATTGATCGCGGCATTGGTAACCTGTTCATCTTCTTCATCATTCTGTACGTTTTCAACCATTACATCCTGACGCCCCGGATCATCGTGCCGTTTCAGGAAAAGTGGTTGCCTAAACTGATGCGGGGCTACCGTAAACTCATCTCGTGGGTGCTGGTGGGCTACCGGCCCGTAGGTGCCATCCTGAGCATGTTTGTACTGCTGGCCGTCACGTTTGTTCTGATGGGTATCGTGCAGCCTAAGGTTATCTTTTTCCCCAGCGGTGAGCCCGATTACGTGTACGTCTACAATGTCATGCCGATTGGTACCGACGCCCGCGTGACCGACTCCGTGACGAAAATCATTGAGCAGCGGGTGTTCAAGACGCTCAAAGACGAGAAGGCTGAAGACATGGTGAATTCCGTAATCGCCAACGTCGGAAAAAACGCCGGTGACCCGTTCAACCCCGACCGCAACGCCACCCCCCAGAAGTCGAAGGTAACAATAGCCTTTATAAAAGGGCAGGATCGCGGAGGGCGGTCATCGTCGGCCATTCTCGAAAAGATCAGAACCGCCGTTCAGGGTATTCCGGGCACTGAGATTTCGGTTGAGCGCGAAGCCAATGGCCCACCCACGGGTAAACCGATCTCGATTGAGATTGCGGGTGAGGAATTTGCCCAGCTGACTAAGCTGGAAAAAGAAGTTCGCCAGCGGATTCAGCAGGCGGGTATCGAAGGGATCGATCAGTTGAAGTCTGACCTGATTACCAATAAGCCTGAGATTACGGTCAATATTAACAAGGATAAAGCGCAGCGCGAGGGCATTTCGGCGCAGCAGGTCGCCTTTGCTATTCGTACGGCTTTGTTCGGTACCGAAATCTCGAAGTTCCGCGATGCCAAAGATGAGCACCCGATCATGGTTCGACTGAAACAGGACGATCGCAGCCAGATTGAGCGATTGCTGAGCCTGAATATCGTTTACCGCGACATGAATCTGGGCGGGCAGTTGCGGCAGGTGCCGATCTCGTCGGTAGCTGATATTAGCTACTCGACAACGTTCAGCCAGATTAACCGCAAGAACCAGGAGCGTCTTGTTACGCTTGGGTCCGATGTGGTACCGGGTGCCAATGCCAACGTCATTAACGGGCAGATTCAGCAGGTCATCAATCAGATGGAGATCCCGAACGGCTACTCTGTGAAGCTCGGTGGTGAGCAGGAAGACCAGCAGGAGTCCGCTACGTTTCTGATGACAGCCTTTGGAGTAGCCATCCTGCTGATTTACCTGATTCTGGCTACGCAGTTCAACTCGGTCGTGAAACCGCTGATTATCTTCTTCACAATTCTGCTGTCGCTGATTGGGGTGTTGCTGGGTTTCATGGCTACGGGCAAAACCTTCTCCGTAATTATGTCGGGTGTCGGTATTATTGCGCTGGCGGGTATCGTGGTGAAAAACGGAATCCTGCTCATTGAGTTTATCGACGAGCTGCGCGGACGCGGTATGCCTCTGCGTGAAGCTGTGATCGAGGGCGGGGCTACGCGTCTGACGCCGGTATTGCTGACGGCTTCGGCCGCTGTACTGGGGCTGATTCCGTTAGCGCTCGGCCTAAGCGTCGATTTCGTGGGCCTGTTCCGCAATTTGGCTCCGAACGTCATTATCGGTGGCGACAGCGCGGTGTTCTGGAACATCCTGGCCTGGACTATCATCTTCGGCCTGACGTTCTCAACTGTACTTACACTGGTGATTGTGCCCTGTATGTACTGGGTAAACGAACGTATCCGGATGAAGTGGTTCGGGAAGAAAGACCCCGCACTGGAGCCAAAAGAGCAGCCGGAAGAAGAGTTAGTATAAGTTTATTCTGAACAAAGAAAGACACGGAAGGCACAGGGGAAACTTTGCGCTCGCCGTGTCTTTCTTCATTCGGTGTATGCTTAAAAACATTGTATAGTCCACCTGGTTTACCATATGTTTTTAGTATTGTCATGAACCGTACCGTCTTCTTTTTTATCGTACCTATCTTATTTCTTCTCATTGACTGGTACGTGTATCAGGCCGTTCGTACCCTCGTTCGGTCAACCAGCGAAACCACCCAGCGAACCATTGCTATTATTTACTGGGGCTTTACGGTGGTATCCATCGTATCTTATGTGGTTATGCAACTCCTGCCGCCCGATTCGCTTGGGCGCCATACCCGCACATTCATCTGGGCCAGTATCGCCATTCCTTACTTCTCTAAATTTTTCGCCGTTCTCATTATCTTCATTGACGATCTCGGCCGATTTTTCCGCTGGATCGTTTCGCTGTTCTATAAGCCCGAGGTTCGCGAGGCAGTAGAAGACACTTCGCGCCAGACAATTCCAACGGCCCGTACGGTTCCGCAGGATGCAATTTCGCGCTCAGATTTCCTCATGAAAACGGCCATCGTCGCCGGAGCGGTGCCCCTGGTTGGCTTTACGTGGGGGATTCTGTCCGGGGCGCATGACTACCGCATCCGACGCGTCAAACTGCCGCTGAAAAATCTGCCGTCCGGCTTCAACGGCATGACGATTGCGCAGATTTCAGATATTCACTCGGGAAGCTTTTTCAACAAAACGGCCGTTCGGGGAGGGGTTGATTTACTCCTGAAGCAAAAGCCTGACCTGGTGTTTTTTACGGGCGACTTAGTCAATAGCCATGCCGAGGAGGTGAACAGCTATATTGACATTTTCAATAAAGTCAAAGCTCCGCTGGGCGTTTATTCAACGCTCGGCAATCATGATTACGGTAAGTATGTTCGCTGGTCGAGCGCGCAGGCCGAGCGGCAGAATGTGCTGAACGTGATAGCCGCCCACCGCCAGATGGGCTGGAATATTATGCTCGATGAGCACAAAATTCTGGACCAGAACGGTGACAAGATTGCCCTGATTGGTGTTCAGAACCTCGGTTTTGGTCCGGCAGCTCTGCGGGCTGGGGATCTGGCTAAAGCTTACCGCGGCACTGAAGACCACCCTATCAAGTTACTCCTATCCCACGATCCGACACACTGGGACGCTGAGGTTCGGCCGAAGTATTCCGATATTGACGTAACGTTCAGCGGGCATACGCATGGCGCCCAGTTTGGGGTAGAAATCGGCCGGGCTGCCCGATGGAGCCCTGCCCAGTATTTTTATAAACAATGGGCAGGATTATACCAGGAAGGCAACCAGCGGCTTTACGTAAACCGGGGTTACGGGTACATTGGCTATCCGGGCCGGGTTGGTATTTTACCGGAGATTACAATATTTGAATTAACAAAAGCCTGAGCTACATCTGCTTTTGCAGATTACAAGTAGATACATTAATTCGTATTACTTTGTCAACCATTTGCCTGATCAACCCGTTACGCAGATAGCTTACCTAACCAACTCCAAGCTTGTATGAAGATTGTTTTTATCACTGGTCTCTCGTTTTTCATGTCGTTCTTCTCGTGGCTGATGCCAAAGCCTGAAGAAACTAAAATCCCGGTCTGTCATGCGCCTGCTAATAACATGGCCATGATGGCAGCCGACCCGGCTTTTCAGCGCCTACACGAAGCTCCTTTGCCCTTCACGTATGTTGGGGCCGGTGAAATGGTTAAGTTTTCAACGCCCGACGGACAATCGGCCAATGGGTTTTTGCTGAAGGCGAAAAAGCCTTCTAACAAATGGTTGCTGGTTTATCAGGAATGGTGGGGTCTGAACGATAATATCAAACAACAGGCCGAATCATTTTATAATGACCTTAAAGATGTGAACGTACTGGCCGTAGACATGTATGATGGTAAAGTAGCTACTGAGCCATCTGAGGCTGGTAAATTGATGCAGAGCGCCGATAAAGCCCGGCTCAACAGCATCATGAAGGGCGCGATTGCTTACGCAGGCCCTAAGGCGGAGTTTGCCAGCGTTGGCTGGTGCTTTGGGGGTATGCTTTCGCTTCAGTCGGCATTGCTGGAGGGCAAGCAGGCTAAGGGCTGCGTCATGTACTACGGTCGCCCGGAGCAGGATGTTGAAAAGCTGAAAACGCTGAACACGGACGTACTGGGTATTTTCGGGAGCCGCGACAAAGGAATCACTCCTGAGTCGGTGAAGCAGTTTGAAGAAAACATGCAGAAAGCTGGCGAAAAGGTAACGATCAAAATGTATGATGCCGGTCATGGCTTTGCCAATCCGAGCAATCCGGTTTACGACAAGGAGGCCACGGCTGATGCCTATAAGCTGGCCCTGAACTATCTGAAAGACAGATTAAAGGCGTAATAACCTCCACTCCTGTTGAACCCCATGGCACTAAACCGCTATGGGGTTCGTTTTTTAGAAGAGGGTTAAACCTTTTGTCGGCCGGGTTGTCTAACAGAAAAGGTTGACGATTAAATCGCATTTGATTATGAAAACCATAAAACTCATGCCTTTATTGACGGCCGGTTTGCTGGTCGTATTACTAGCAAGTTGCGGACCGTCGTACGTGGGTGTTCGCACGGCTCCGCCTTATGGACCTGCACCTGGCTATTATGGTCCCCGCCCCTACTATGGATACAACTACGGCTATAGGCCCTATGCATATCGCCGTCCGCCGGTAATCATTGAACGGCGAACCTACGTAACGCCCCGTTATCGATACAATAATGCGCCGAATGCCCGGGCTGGGGTGCCCAATGGCGGTTATCGGGGGAATAACTACAACAACGGTCGTTCCCGCGGCCCAAGGTAAGGTCTTGTTGAATAGTTAATAACAACAAAAATACCGGCTCTGGTGGGCCGGTATTTTTGTTTCTGTTTATATTGGCTAGTGAGCAAAGCAATGT is from Spirosoma taeanense and encodes:
- a CDS encoding efflux RND transporter permease subunit, which gives rise to MKAEHIKTLSFTNWCVENRTAIYIFTFIITMGGLLVYNNLPKEQFPDIKVPTIIVQTVYFGTAPTDIENTINKPIEKQIKSISGVKRVKSNALQDFSLITVEFNPDVPTAEALQRVRDAIDKSKRDLPQKLDDGPTAQDVNFSEFPIMNINLAGNFSLNQLKTYAEDMQDAIEAMPEISRVDIVGALKREIQINVDLSRMQSAGLAFYDIQQAVQGENVNVSGGDLNVDGVRRTLRVKGEFTDVQSLQNLQIRTATGATVRLGDVADVRDSFEEQQDFARLSGKSVVTLNVIKRAGANLIAASDRIEQTIDEYKADRFPSGLDITVTADQSERTRAELNDLINTVVLGFIFVVLVLMFFMGIRDAIFVGLSVPLSALVAFVLMPVIGPVVGAAFTLNTIVLFAFLLGLGLVVDDAIVVIENTHRLFNLHRNWNIKQAVKAAAGEVFVPVLSGTLTTIAPFFPLLFWPGIVGEFMKFLPLTLILTLFASLFVAYVMNPVFAVSFMKRHDEQEHSTNPTFAQIQRTLLILTVLAGIGYVIDRGIGNLFIFFIILYVFNHYILTPRIIVPFQEKWLPKLMRGYRKLISWVLVGYRPVGAILSMFVLLAVTFVLMGIVQPKVIFFPSGEPDYVYVYNVMPIGTDARVTDSVTKIIEQRVFKTLKDEKAEDMVNSVIANVGKNAGDPFNPDRNATPQKSKVTIAFIKGQDRGGRSSSAILEKIRTAVQGIPGTEISVEREANGPPTGKPISIEIAGEEFAQLTKLEKEVRQRIQQAGIEGIDQLKSDLITNKPEITVNINKDKAQREGISAQQVAFAIRTALFGTEISKFRDAKDEHPIMVRLKQDDRSQIERLLSLNIVYRDMNLGGQLRQVPISSVADISYSTTFSQINRKNQERLVTLGSDVVPGANANVINGQIQQVINQMEIPNGYSVKLGGEQEDQQESATFLMTAFGVAILLIYLILATQFNSVVKPLIIFFTILLSLIGVLLGFMATGKTFSVIMSGVGIIALAGIVVKNGILLIEFIDELRGRGMPLREAVIEGGATRLTPVLLTASAAVLGLIPLALGLSVDFVGLFRNLAPNVIIGGDSAVFWNILAWTIIFGLTFSTVLTLVIVPCMYWVNERIRMKWFGKKDPALEPKEQPEEELV
- a CDS encoding metallophosphoesterase, giving the protein MNRTVFFFIVPILFLLIDWYVYQAVRTLVRSTSETTQRTIAIIYWGFTVVSIVSYVVMQLLPPDSLGRHTRTFIWASIAIPYFSKFFAVLIIFIDDLGRFFRWIVSLFYKPEVREAVEDTSRQTIPTARTVPQDAISRSDFLMKTAIVAGAVPLVGFTWGILSGAHDYRIRRVKLPLKNLPSGFNGMTIAQISDIHSGSFFNKTAVRGGVDLLLKQKPDLVFFTGDLVNSHAEEVNSYIDIFNKVKAPLGVYSTLGNHDYGKYVRWSSAQAERQNVLNVIAAHRQMGWNIMLDEHKILDQNGDKIALIGVQNLGFGPAALRAGDLAKAYRGTEDHPIKLLLSHDPTHWDAEVRPKYSDIDVTFSGHTHGAQFGVEIGRAARWSPAQYFYKQWAGLYQEGNQRLYVNRGYGYIGYPGRVGILPEITIFELTKA
- a CDS encoding efflux RND transporter periplasmic adaptor subunit, translating into MKAYYAIALTTSLLMACGGEKKSDLQSKREELTELKSQQTELNSKIKVLEGELAKLDPTKKEEARVKDVVTAPVAPSTFRRYVEIQGTIDAKNNVQVSPKTGGAVTAVYVTEGSSVRAGQVLARIDDQILRTSLEEIKTQLVLANTVFEKQSNLWKQQIGTEIQYLQAKNNKESLERRLATLNTQLNQSSVTAPISGVVDKVFAKVGSAAGPGIPMFQVVNLSQLKVKANVADTYAGSVRRGDEVIVRFPDVNKELKTRINFVSTTVDPLSRTFTIEAPLPSDNALKPNMLAQVKINDVNKPNTLVINQNLIQNTESGQLVYVAVNEGGKKVAKSRKITTGQSYGGQIEVVAGLQPGDQLVTQGYQELTDGTPIKF
- a CDS encoding dienelactone hydrolase family protein, coding for MKIVFITGLSFFMSFFSWLMPKPEETKIPVCHAPANNMAMMAADPAFQRLHEAPLPFTYVGAGEMVKFSTPDGQSANGFLLKAKKPSNKWLLVYQEWWGLNDNIKQQAESFYNDLKDVNVLAVDMYDGKVATEPSEAGKLMQSADKARLNSIMKGAIAYAGPKAEFASVGWCFGGMLSLQSALLEGKQAKGCVMYYGRPEQDVEKLKTLNTDVLGIFGSRDKGITPESVKQFEENMQKAGEKVTIKMYDAGHGFANPSNPVYDKEATADAYKLALNYLKDRLKA